Proteins encoded together in one Leptospira kmetyi serovar Malaysia str. Bejo-Iso9 window:
- a CDS encoding TetR family transcriptional regulator has protein sequence MEEESVLQPRTNPVQKRAREKQEIILNSAKKLILKNGPDKFTLQDIADAIDSPIGTIYRYYSGKPAILRAIAQIHLDLLRTELKQELADLGKTATEDIRFYRIVKKILDLFERAYDSDPVFQIVWSGSQAFPLLRELDLEDTRKNAEIVADALECFVPRMQRNKLQDLCVLLCDSIGSALRLTSMMEYKEKKRILAQLRAMITNHLYSARKNFGPKESK, from the coding sequence ATGGAAGAAGAATCCGTTCTCCAACCCAGAACCAATCCGGTCCAAAAAAGGGCTCGGGAAAAACAGGAAATCATCCTGAATTCCGCCAAGAAACTGATCTTAAAAAACGGACCGGATAAGTTTACGCTTCAAGATATCGCGGACGCGATCGATTCTCCCATCGGAACGATCTATCGTTATTATTCGGGTAAACCCGCGATCCTGCGCGCCATCGCACAAATTCATTTGGACTTACTTCGCACGGAGTTAAAACAAGAACTGGCCGATCTGGGCAAGACCGCGACGGAAGACATTCGGTTTTACAGGATCGTAAAAAAAATTCTCGATCTTTTCGAAAGAGCGTACGACTCCGATCCCGTCTTTCAAATCGTTTGGAGCGGCTCACAGGCCTTTCCGTTGTTGCGCGAATTGGATCTTGAAGACACTCGAAAGAACGCGGAGATCGTGGCTGATGCCTTGGAATGTTTCGTTCCGAGAATGCAAAGAAACAAACTTCAGGACTTATGCGTTCTTCTTTGTGATTCCATCGGAAGCGCTCTTCGATTGACTTCCATGATGGAGTATAAGGAGAAAAAAAGAATTCTCGCGCAACTGCGCGCGATGATCACAAATCATCTGTATTCGGCCCGAAAAAACTTCGGACCGAAAGAATCCAAATGA
- a CDS encoding patatin-like phospholipase family protein — translation MSSYFTPGKSFFPGNNHILPKPGKKSTALIVAGGGMKGSFAGGVLAALHQYIPSTHFDLIVGVSSGSCSAAYYATGYEQSYEESIRILDIWKKELIGNKFISFLHPFKGKTVLDQEYLIDFIFGEKYRLPKENFDKKEAPPLYVAVTNLAKLQAEYIKASASNALNLLKAATSLPIATRGKWKLEDQFYGDGGIADPIPLEKVIEAGYKDITVVLNTNQNEFSNPISKFSGWLAYPSDKKLSHMITKVHHTMYNRAVQILKHPPKDVRIQVIAPSYQELTMVTTSAEKLTRSINRGIEAGFKAVASIKEEFSHFKTKLKDKGWKIL, via the coding sequence ATGAGTTCTTATTTTACTCCGGGCAAATCTTTCTTTCCGGGAAATAACCATATTCTCCCGAAACCCGGAAAAAAATCCACGGCTTTGATCGTCGCCGGCGGCGGAATGAAGGGTTCCTTTGCGGGCGGAGTGTTGGCCGCGTTGCATCAATACATTCCTTCGACTCATTTCGATCTGATCGTGGGCGTTTCTTCGGGTTCTTGTTCCGCGGCGTATTACGCGACCGGTTACGAACAAAGTTACGAGGAATCGATTCGAATCTTGGATATCTGGAAAAAGGAATTGATCGGGAACAAATTTATTTCCTTTCTGCATCCCTTCAAAGGCAAGACCGTACTCGATCAGGAATATCTAATAGACTTTATCTTCGGTGAAAAATACAGACTCCCCAAGGAGAACTTCGATAAAAAAGAGGCCCCTCCTCTCTATGTCGCCGTTACCAATCTCGCGAAACTCCAAGCCGAGTACATCAAGGCTTCGGCTTCCAACGCTCTCAATCTTTTAAAGGCCGCGACTTCCCTTCCGATCGCAACGAGAGGAAAATGGAAACTGGAAGATCAGTTCTACGGAGACGGCGGAATCGCGGATCCGATTCCTTTGGAGAAAGTGATCGAAGCAGGTTATAAGGACATTACGGTTGTCTTAAATACCAATCAAAACGAATTTTCGAATCCGATTTCCAAGTTCTCGGGTTGGCTCGCGTATCCTTCCGATAAAAAACTCAGTCATATGATTACGAAAGTGCATCATACGATGTACAACCGCGCGGTTCAGATTTTAAAACACCCTCCGAAAGACGTTCGCATTCAAGTGATCGCTCCGTCGTATCAGGAATTGACGATGGTGACCACGAGCGCGGAAAAACTCACACGTTCGATCAACCGCGGAATCGAAGCCGGATTCAAGGCCGTCGCTTCCATCAAGGAAGAATTTTCCCATTTCAAAACCAAACTCAAGGACAAGGGCTGGAAAATTCTTTAA
- a CDS encoding LA_2444/LA_4059 family outer membrane protein → MQTRYLRFPKWKRILEVAILLCLFGVVLKSVNAETEEEGSDKNAKKNSFELILKRQTYQWTPYDYTSYTERSPLETSIKTDSVKQNQKVLTPFVFRFDQKERKFRVEISAYEIELANPNMIVTRTGSSGFEIGRQYLNPMIRSEAELNLFKIFDLHEDWRIFAGAGIRNINKYKYGYYLREGAYEEYFYTYGPQLVFRTDYRIWEKFFLSLGADLFYTEGNRFYKPKTFTLDSVSLSSGTAGVRGIYRGYEIDFSFAYQISQSLKFYLGYSYIDSYFSYYGFNQTDLRFGNASTDPFQIGTSNTQPNYNTFQISHPILSGHRDLLRGVYLGLSVQF, encoded by the coding sequence ATGCAAACACGTTATCTCCGCTTTCCGAAGTGGAAAAGAATCTTAGAAGTCGCAATTCTGCTTTGTTTGTTCGGCGTCGTATTGAAAAGCGTAAACGCCGAAACCGAGGAAGAAGGTTCGGACAAAAACGCAAAAAAGAATTCCTTCGAACTCATTCTCAAACGCCAAACCTACCAATGGACTCCGTATGATTACACATCTTATACGGAACGTTCTCCTTTGGAAACCTCGATCAAAACCGATTCCGTCAAACAAAATCAAAAAGTTTTGACGCCTTTCGTATTCCGATTCGATCAAAAGGAAAGGAAGTTTCGCGTGGAAATTTCCGCGTATGAAATCGAATTAGCAAATCCGAATATGATCGTGACGCGGACCGGTTCTTCCGGATTCGAAATCGGAAGACAGTATTTGAATCCGATGATCCGATCCGAAGCCGAGTTGAATCTGTTTAAAATTTTCGATCTACACGAGGACTGGAGAATTTTTGCGGGCGCGGGAATCCGAAATATCAACAAATACAAATACGGCTACTATTTGCGGGAAGGAGCCTATGAAGAATATTTCTACACATACGGACCGCAACTCGTCTTCAGAACCGACTATAGAATCTGGGAAAAATTCTTTCTAAGTTTGGGCGCGGATCTTTTTTATACGGAAGGAAATCGTTTTTACAAACCGAAAACGTTCACCCTCGATTCCGTTTCGTTGTCTTCGGGAACGGCCGGTGTTCGAGGAATCTATCGCGGATATGAAATCGACTTCTCCTTCGCTTATCAAATTTCACAGTCTCTAAAATTCTATTTGGGTTATAGTTATATCGATTCTTATTTTAGTTATTACGGGTTCAATCAAACGGATCTACGTTTTGGAAACGCTTCTACCGATCCGTTTCAAATCGGAACGAGTAACACGCAGCCGAATTACAACACATTCCAAATTTCGCATCCGATTTTATCCGGACATAGGGATCTTCTGCGCGGCGTATATCTCGGACTTTCCGTACAATTTTAA